In the genome of Eupeodes corollae unplaced genomic scaffold, idEupCoro1.1 scaffold_1183, whole genome shotgun sequence, the window GTGATATTGTCCACAACATTTTGAGCTGTGCCCATTCACTTTATGGAAGATTTTGTGGGCTTACACAATCCATccgtatacaaaaattgaagacgAACGACACGTTTAGCAAATGGTCCCCAAAAGTGATGGCTAATGTATTGGCACATAATATAATTCTTAAGGTTACGCCGCACAGCAGCCAGCCGTTAGAAGAGTTATATTTTACGTAAGTTTTAAGGTTAAACTGAAAACTTGAACTAAGCGAAATAAATGAGGGTTAGATTCCcactaaaacaaattaaatagttaaagaGACAGAACACTGTTTTAATACAGCTAAACATTTGACGGTATGCGACTTTTACTACACAAGTATaagcttaaaaatgttaaaaactccACAAAACTCCACACGTATTAAAATTGACTGACGCAGTAAGTTACAGTTcaaacaacaattaaattaattaaaatctgtTATTAATTGcaagtaaaataagtttcacATAACCTGTTGGCTGCTATctctattttataataaaataagtctgCACCTCATTAGTAAACCAGAATCAATTAAATATAACATGTCGTTTTTACTTCTTGTTAAGTTCAAAAACAAACGCCTGCAATCAAACAATAATagaattctatttttctaaaatagaaAGTAGCAATTCAAGCAACTGGAAGAGTACCATCTAAAATTGTTTGCACCAAGCTTTTAAAACTTTGGTATAAATGTGAGTTCttgttacttttaaaatcagaCTTCCCAGAAGCGAGTACTAGTAGCTACGCATCACTAGCAgcgtttttgaatttgtaattagagaagtaaataaaacatttaatatcaTCATGAAAGTGTTTGTTGTGTTATCAGCTTTGTTGACAATTGCTTCTGCCACTCCACTGTCAAATCGTCTCATTCTCCCGTCTGCTTCGAGCCAATATCACTCACAGGATGGAATTGGTCAATACGCCTACGGCTACAACGATCATTTGTCGGCTAAGCaggaaataaaatctttgaatGGCGTCACCAGAGGATCATACAGTTACATTGACTCAAACAATGTTCTTCAAACAGTTGATTATGTTGCAGATGCTGGTGGATTCCGAGTTTCTGCAACCAATTTGCCAAAACCTGTTGAAGCTCCAATTGCAACTGCCCAGAATATTCCCCAACAAGTTGCAGAAACTCCAGAAGTTGCTGCAGCCAAATCTGCTGCCAAAAACTTTGCTGCCATCGAAGAAGCCAAACTGAGAAATGGTGTCGGCATATTCCCATTCCCAGCTGGTCAACCACAACAAGTTCAAGACACACCTGAAGTTGCTCTTGCTAAAGCTGCCCACTTTGCTGCTATAGAAGAAGCCAAAAGACAAGTTGCTGCAGTTCCAGCTCCAATAATTGAACTTCCAAAACCAATTGCTGACACACCCGAAGTTGCCCAAGCTAAGGCAGAACATCTGATTGCAGTCGAACAGGCAAAACTGAGGAACTCTTATCAACCAATTCAAAGCGGAATTACAATTGTCCAAAGTGCTCCATCTCAAGTTCAAGTTCCAAGACCTTCTCCTGGATTTTCATACTCGTCTAGTGTTGTCAATGGTCCAGTTTTGCACTACGGCTACTCTCCTGTACCACATGTCAGATACCAAGTGCACAGTTTGTAAAAATGTGTGacagttttgaatttctgaacaaCCTTCATTGAAGAAACTTATACGTTGTCGACAATTGCTGCCtcttttttcgttgattttggatatttttgagataataaatttatatacaagcaattgtatttttttcacttACTCACAAGATTTAGTCATCGAAAAGGTTTATAGCAGAAActgtagaaataaaaaagcaaactaTAAACAATTTTCTGTTTAATGAATTAATGGGCTTGAGGCGTTATAAACGCTTGACAATAAAGCCTTAAAAGAGAATTTTCGGTGTGAGAAAATATATTGCATATAGCTATAGTTTCTGTAAAAAGTGGTCATAAATTTTGCATTTCGGCGGGAATTTTTTCGACCCGGGCATGATCACTAGacataaatcattttttgaatgGCAAATTCTTGTCTTTATGTCCAAGTTAAATTCTTGGCCATaacactaaaaaaaatactttttcagtaaatatttttccatgttttcaaagtttaattgatttaatttgtcgaattgaacattctttttttttgatttattttaaaaattttttttaatttttttcaaaaaaaactattttttgagtTCTGTTATGTAAGAGTTACGCTTTCTTGATATTCGGCACGTAGGTTAAACAAATCACCGAACATCTTTTATCTTCGCCTTTCCATTATGATCTTGAACTATTGAGACCAGGCTCGATCTGGGATAAAAAGTGTCGTTGAGCTTTACTTCTACAATTTCTTTGCCTTTGCaggtaattgaaaaaaaaattaacccgttttcgaaattttaaaaaattgactatTTCAAGCGTAGTCAATTGTCGTCCATTCCTATGGCAAGAAATTGCATCATTGGAAGATTAATTTTGGGAAGAAAATAATCATAAGTGATGATGCACATTTGCATCTTAGTGTATTTGTCAAAGAGCACGATTCCTACTTTTTGGCGAATGATAATTTCAGAGTAATTTGTTgatgtttaaatggtagacatgtgcattcaagaggacacaagcgtccacaggtttttctcaaaacccacctctgtctatcaactcctactctcagcTCCCCGTGGTGaatatcgggtgcctagtacctcaattgGAGTCTGGTTTcaaaccccagtggaaagttgttggggcagaaaacgagagaggtggggagaggtggtTTTCACTAACTCATATCTatttatccagacggcagaagaggaattcccgagatggaatcaacggtggcgtctacagttccagtaaggttgaactacttagtgaacaccttatagggcttcttcgacatattcgaagcccaggcctgtaaggagcggtttatccggctgcccttccttggagttatactaaggatatggcgctccaggttgggggttgtgccgtcagggtgacttcctgccCACGTTAAACATacccttagttgcgaagcaccaacaagcctcggatacggacggattcactgttgacaacccacgcaaatggaataaggacaacgaacatcggatctgtacgtggaatgttacggtcccttaacagacacgtgcagccgaacaactagcggaagcactaaactgctgcaaggcagatattacagccatccaagaagtgcgatgggatggaccgggcaaacgcaaacaaaaagactgcgatatatactacggcgactgctaccgagaacaaagacagcgtctatttggatgTGTCATTGTTTTTGGAACTAGAcccaggcaaaaagtcttgagtttcaacagtgtgggCGAGAGCATCACGAAAATCCGCATCAAgactaaattcgccaacataaggaTAATATgcacgcatgccccaacagaggagaaagataaagacaccaaagacatattcttcgagctcttggacaagacatatgagcattaccctggctatgacatcaaaattttcttagaagattttaatgccaagctaggaagagaagatacctttggtggcacaatcgggatatacagcctgcacgacaccacctccgacaacggattcaggctattcgatttcgctgcggggcaagacgttctggtagctagtatacgcagttcacgcatcttaatatccacaaggggacatggaaatctcctgaccaaattgaccacattgcgaaaGAAGCACGACACTTCTATAGTATAcgggatatccgaacattccgagaggccaacattgactcggaccactacctcgttgtagccaaggtacggctacggatatcccgataaaagccaaaacaaggaagtaatgtgagaagattcgacgttagacggctacaatcgcaagagactgccatggccttttccgatcgagtctttaataaccttttaaggagtcctatgctgcctgcattaagcattgaaaaccagtagaCAAATTACCTTGCACtcatcagagatgccgcttttgaagtgctaggtttcacacggccaccagaGCGatacccctggtttgacgaagaaagccggcaagcgcacgcagcgaaacaacaggcatacaaaacggcgttgcacaaaaggaccagagctgctagCGAgatctacgagcagaagaggaacgCCGACcttttagatggaaaaaaagagagtatgagaagcgcgcgatcgaggagatatgGGGATGTAACAACAGGAATGAGATTCGTtaattttgccaaaaattaaaaaaaatcctcccAAGGatacaagccacgaaccgaagcctgtaaagacggtcaagggaacatcgtagtggaaccgcagtctatgttgagaatatgtaaagaccacttctccatttatataacggcgatgatgaaccgaaatctgctgtaagggagatagaaccactcaaccacgGCGAGGTAGATCAACAAtcccgcctacccgaccttgacgaagtgaagatagctatatcttaacttaagtcaaacaaagctgctggagctgacggcatcgctaccgaactatttaaagcagtatgctatgacttggtagggagcatgcaacaactcatctgcaagatatggtcggaagaaagcatgcccgatgagtggaatctcagcatagtgtgcctgatacataagaaaggagaccctctaaactgcgccaactacagaggcatcagtctctttAGCATTGCGTATAacatcctctctgccgtattatgtgaacgtctgaagccgttcgtcaacaacctgatagatcctaatcaatgtggcttcagaccaggaaagtccactatcgaccaaaaattcacactacggcagatctaggaaaaaacccaggaacttcaaatcgatacccaccatctccttatcgattttaaagccgcgtatgacagcatctatagggaagagctctaccgagcaatgtctagttttgg includes:
- the LOC129953512 gene encoding uncharacterized protein LOC129953512, coding for MKVFVVLSALLTIASATPLSNRLILPSASSQYHSQDGIGQYAYGYNDHLSAKQEIKSLNGVTRGSYSYIDSNNVLQTVDYVADAGGFRVSATNLPKPVEAPIATAQNIPQQVAETPEVAAAKSAAKNFAAIEEAKLRNGVGIFPFPAGQPQQVQDTPEVALAKAAHFAAIEEAKRQVAAVPAPIIELPKPIADTPEVAQAKAEHLIAVEQAKLRNSYQPIQSGITIVQSAPSQVQVPRPSPGFSYSSSVVNGPVLHYGYSPVPHVRYQVHSL